A single region of the Pirellulales bacterium genome encodes:
- a CDS encoding transaldolase translates to MASNPPIHTNIHEHIHVYADGAVLDQIPSLIQRFKVRGFTTNPTLMAQAGIRDYETFARSLLESTGELPVSFEVFDDDLAGMQRQALKLAAWGKSVYVKIPITNTLRQPTNELIRALSREGVKVNVTAVFTPEQIDSLVDCFPSGTPGVVSVFAGRIADAGIDPAPILRHALQRFAAQEHVQLLWASVREVFNVVTAAEVGCQIVTVPIPMLEKLNSLGKDLTEFSLDTVKMFRKDAVASGFNL, encoded by the coding sequence ATGGCTAGCAACCCGCCAATTCATACGAATATCCACGAACATATCCACGTCTACGCCGACGGCGCCGTGCTCGATCAGATTCCTTCGCTGATCCAGCGCTTCAAGGTTCGCGGATTCACGACGAATCCGACGCTGATGGCTCAGGCGGGCATCCGCGACTATGAGACGTTCGCTCGTTCGCTACTCGAGTCGACCGGCGAATTGCCGGTGTCGTTCGAAGTGTTCGACGACGACCTGGCGGGCATGCAACGGCAAGCCCTCAAGCTGGCCGCCTGGGGAAAGAGCGTGTATGTCAAGATTCCAATCACGAACACGCTGCGGCAACCGACGAACGAACTGATCCGTGCGCTATCGCGGGAAGGTGTCAAGGTAAACGTTACCGCGGTGTTCACGCCGGAACAAATCGATAGCCTCGTCGATTGCTTTCCAAGCGGCACGCCCGGTGTGGTGTCGGTTTTCGCGGGCCGCATCGCCGACGCCGGGATCGATCCGGCTCCGATCTTGCGGCATGCCTTGCAGCGGTTTGCGGCGCAAGAGCATGTGCAGCTGTTGTGGGCCAGCGTGCGAGAAGTGTTCAACGTCGTGACCGCGGCCGAGGTCGGTTGCCAGATCGTCACGGTGCCGATCCCGATGTTGGAGAAACTGAATTCGCTGGGGAAGGATCTGACGGAGTTTTCCTTGGACACGGTGAAGATGTTTCGCAAGGATGCCGTGGCTTCAGGTTTCAATCTTTAG
- a CDS encoding NTP transferase domain-containing protein — protein sequence MTHRATVFFPMAGRGARFGHVFKPFLPIGQETFIEAAVRPFRKWASAVERLIFVFLEEQDIAHHVTARLTNMFQGLPIATVVLQDPTRGPAETLVRGVAGAHAVGPAIVCDCDHSVNVDPLFAWIDSPSAEAEAAIPVWDLTGENPQAWSIASVEPDGSVTAIAEKRFPEGKGEPLGVVGCYCFRHIEQIADQCARRSLVNISDVIGELIAENRTVAAVRIEEAEFFGDPSRLQNSLRLRTPAAGDERAEPRENADG from the coding sequence ATGACGCATCGTGCAACCGTTTTCTTTCCAATGGCCGGCCGAGGGGCTCGCTTCGGCCACGTGTTCAAGCCGTTCTTGCCGATCGGTCAGGAAACATTCATCGAGGCGGCGGTGCGGCCATTCCGCAAGTGGGCATCGGCCGTCGAACGGCTCATCTTTGTTTTCCTCGAGGAACAAGATATTGCCCACCACGTAACGGCCCGGCTGACGAACATGTTTCAGGGTCTGCCGATCGCGACGGTCGTGCTGCAAGATCCGACGCGCGGTCCGGCCGAAACGTTGGTCCGGGGCGTCGCAGGAGCGCATGCCGTCGGGCCGGCCATCGTTTGCGATTGCGACCATTCGGTCAACGTGGATCCTCTGTTTGCATGGATCGATTCACCATCGGCCGAAGCGGAGGCTGCCATCCCGGTTTGGGATCTGACGGGCGAAAACCCGCAGGCATGGAGTATCGCCAGCGTGGAGCCGGACGGCTCGGTCACGGCGATCGCCGAAAAGCGATTTCCCGAAGGAAAGGGCGAACCGCTGGGAGTCGTCGGCTGCTATTGCTTTCGCCACATTGAGCAAATTGCCGATCAATGTGCCCGACGGTCGCTCGTAAACATCTCGGATGTGATCGGCGAATTGATCGCGGAGAACCGCACGGTCGCGGCCGTGCGCATCGAGGAAGCCGAGTTCTTTGGCGATCCCTCGCGATTGCAGAATTCTTTGCGGCTTCGCACGCCTGCTGCCGGCGACGAACGCGCCGAACCGCGTGAGAATGCCGATGGCTAG
- a CDS encoding ATP-grasp domain-containing protein — MRASAASRKAHGKVLVLGDGMTYFLSVIRSLGRKRIEVHTAWCAPRCPASRSRYVSAWHALPFPDASGGWKPALLELLRREQFDLVIPTNEQSMRPLQRDRGDFAAAGSIYLLDDHAFGVLFDKRKSADLARSIGMFVPRGAMAADLAECRRLGAEYAWPVVLKPLSSFDDADLSQRRAVVKAYNDEELEGGARRLLAHGPVLVQECFVGTGVGVEVLACHGEVLAEFQHERVHLPPRGGASTYRKSAAMSPELLEATRRLVARLNYTGVLMVEFLVNRDTREWRFVETNARFWGSLPLAVAAGCDFPYYLYRMLVDGERHFPRHYRTGLYCRNLTADLYWAHDNLRANRTDPTLMTVPLAQTLRELSHVLLLRERSDTLVCDDPWPGLVELGQFVRVNSAKFARRAMARAACAALGIPAVRQRATAKTRAALERAESVLFVCLGNICRSPFAEHYARRVLPAAVAVRSSGLYPRPNRPSPEPAILAASEQGVDLSRHRADVLNEESVGRSDLIFSFDESVHQEIRRRFPAARGKLHRFALLADDGPVEVPDPFGGSLARFRVVYRRIAAVLDSAAARLADGRLEDGSGIAPSQVARPNATADARGAATDCAAVSSGF, encoded by the coding sequence ATGCGGGCCTCTGCGGCGAGCCGCAAAGCCCATGGCAAAGTGCTGGTTCTGGGCGACGGGATGACCTATTTCCTATCCGTCATTCGATCGCTTGGGCGCAAGCGGATCGAAGTGCATACGGCATGGTGTGCGCCGCGGTGCCCGGCATCGCGGTCGCGATATGTGTCCGCTTGGCACGCCCTGCCGTTCCCAGATGCGAGCGGTGGATGGAAGCCGGCTCTTTTGGAACTGCTGCGTCGCGAGCAATTCGATTTGGTGATTCCGACCAACGAACAGTCGATGCGTCCGTTGCAGCGGGATCGCGGCGATTTCGCGGCGGCCGGTTCGATCTACCTGTTGGACGATCATGCGTTCGGCGTGCTGTTTGACAAGCGGAAAAGCGCGGATCTCGCTCGCTCGATCGGAATGTTCGTCCCGCGAGGCGCAATGGCAGCAGATCTGGCGGAGTGTCGCCGGCTTGGTGCTGAATATGCGTGGCCGGTCGTGCTCAAACCGCTATCGAGCTTCGACGATGCCGATCTTTCGCAGCGGCGAGCCGTGGTGAAGGCCTACAACGATGAAGAGTTGGAAGGCGGCGCCCGGCGGTTGCTGGCGCATGGCCCCGTTCTGGTGCAAGAGTGCTTCGTGGGCACGGGCGTCGGCGTCGAGGTGTTGGCCTGTCACGGTGAGGTGTTGGCGGAATTTCAACATGAGCGCGTCCATCTACCGCCGCGTGGTGGTGCGAGCACCTATCGCAAGAGCGCGGCGATGTCGCCCGAGTTGCTGGAAGCGACGCGGCGTTTGGTCGCCCGGCTGAATTACACCGGCGTCTTGATGGTCGAGTTCTTGGTGAATCGCGACACGCGCGAGTGGCGATTCGTGGAGACCAATGCGCGATTCTGGGGATCGCTGCCGTTGGCGGTCGCAGCCGGTTGCGATTTTCCATACTACCTCTACCGGATGCTCGTGGACGGTGAGCGACATTTTCCCCGGCACTATCGCACCGGTCTTTATTGCCGAAACCTGACCGCCGATTTGTATTGGGCGCACGACAATCTCCGCGCCAACCGCACCGATCCGACGTTGATGACGGTGCCATTGGCCCAAACGCTGCGAGAATTGAGCCACGTGCTTTTGCTTCGCGAGCGGTCGGACACCTTGGTGTGCGACGATCCTTGGCCGGGCCTGGTCGAATTGGGACAGTTTGTTCGCGTGAATTCGGCGAAGTTTGCTCGGCGTGCGATGGCGCGAGCCGCCTGCGCGGCACTCGGCATTCCTGCCGTCCGACAGCGCGCGACCGCCAAAACTCGGGCCGCGCTCGAACGGGCCGAATCGGTGCTGTTTGTCTGCTTAGGCAATATCTGCCGTAGTCCGTTCGCGGAACACTACGCGCGCCGCGTGTTGCCGGCGGCGGTCGCTGTTCGCTCGAGTGGTCTGTATCCCCGGCCGAACCGCCCGAGTCCCGAGCCGGCCATCCTCGCCGCGAGCGAGCAGGGGGTCGATCTGTCCCGTCATCGAGCGGATGTGTTGAACGAAGAAAGCGTTGGCCGCTCGGATCTGATTTTCAGTTTCGATGAATCGGTGCATCAAGAAATTCGCCGCCGGTTTCCGGCGGCCCGCGGGAAGTTGCATCGTTTCGCCCTATTGGCGGACGACGGGCCCGTCGAGGTTCCGGATCCGTTCGGCGGATCACTTGCCCGCTTTCGAGTGGTGTATCGCCGGATCGCGGCGGTGTTGGATTCCGCCGCCGCGCGGCTTGCCGACGGCCGGCTGGAAGACGGATCGGGGATCGCTCCGTCGCAGGTTGCGCGGCCGAACGCGACGGCCGACGCTCGCGGGGCGGCAACTGATTGTGCGGCGGTTTCCTCTGGCTTCTAG
- a CDS encoding sulfatase-like hydrolase/transferase, with amino-acid sequence MLRLLSQIHVVSTAATLHWLLSMLAFVGLWAGELYCVQKKTLISAQDSSERFVRWSPRIRLALNICFIFVVSTFLPRWWLLGISVIVFLVHWGLISHYQYFLRPLSALSLFHNWREGVIAGGYTFGVRRTRLTWILATILLVKAALLLTMPAESGISGWWVKGVGLLALVGYLAIAVVASWMDPLEKIRTTRGFGRVSLIRGYFITWLAEFYYLGRHEVLTGALRQREIRQDHLSPVESPITVHNRLIIIQVESLDFNVLGFEIGGQEVTPFLNRLQQQSLFYRVAGARHIGSADADFVMLSGVMPSTRIITYNIPNYPYENTLPQFLSQYGYRTAAFHGNTGNFYNRRDAFEKMGLAEMHFREEMVFRDGLRAQSWGVDDRDVLDLSARRLQDAGDEERICHFIITLTTHTPYTMLPSSEQELFAKPQSMAQHYLNNMRWLDHRLRDYVGSLKLATVVIYSDHAADPAIGPEFRAHWDGLKEFVPCFIFNTDEDLGACQQTSESVARGGSLTMLDISGYLRSQVAKACPIVNAAHGG; translated from the coding sequence ATGCTTCGCTTGCTTTCCCAAATCCACGTCGTTTCGACCGCCGCGACCTTGCATTGGCTGTTGAGCATGTTGGCGTTTGTCGGTTTGTGGGCAGGGGAATTGTACTGTGTTCAGAAGAAGACGTTGATTTCGGCCCAAGACAGCAGCGAACGGTTTGTCCGCTGGTCGCCGCGGATCCGGCTTGCTCTGAATATCTGTTTCATCTTCGTGGTTTCGACATTTCTGCCAAGATGGTGGCTGCTGGGAATATCGGTGATCGTGTTCCTCGTTCACTGGGGATTGATTAGTCATTATCAATACTTTTTGCGTCCGCTTTCCGCGCTATCGCTATTCCATAATTGGCGCGAAGGCGTGATCGCCGGAGGTTACACGTTTGGCGTGCGGCGCACGCGTCTGACATGGATCTTGGCCACGATCCTACTCGTCAAGGCGGCGCTTCTGCTCACGATGCCGGCAGAATCCGGGATCAGCGGATGGTGGGTGAAAGGCGTCGGATTGCTGGCGCTCGTGGGATACCTTGCGATTGCCGTCGTCGCAAGTTGGATGGACCCTTTGGAAAAAATCCGCACGACCCGCGGCTTTGGCCGCGTGAGCCTGATTCGCGGCTATTTCATCACGTGGCTGGCCGAGTTTTATTATCTGGGGCGTCATGAGGTTTTGACTGGCGCCCTGCGCCAACGCGAGATCCGCCAGGATCATTTGTCGCCGGTCGAATCGCCGATAACGGTCCACAATCGGCTGATCATTATCCAAGTGGAAAGCCTCGATTTCAACGTTCTGGGATTCGAGATCGGCGGGCAGGAAGTGACGCCGTTCTTGAATCGCTTGCAGCAGCAGTCGCTCTTCTACCGCGTTGCGGGAGCGCGGCATATCGGCTCGGCCGATGCCGATTTCGTCATGCTCAGCGGCGTCATGCCTTCCACCCGCATCATCACCTACAATATTCCGAACTATCCTTACGAAAACACGCTGCCACAGTTCCTCTCGCAGTATGGCTATCGCACCGCCGCATTTCACGGCAACACCGGCAATTTTTACAATCGGCGCGACGCATTCGAGAAGATGGGCTTGGCCGAAATGCATTTTCGCGAGGAAATGGTATTTCGCGATGGCCTGCGGGCGCAAAGCTGGGGCGTCGACGATCGCGATGTGCTCGATCTTTCCGCTCGGCGCCTGCAAGACGCGGGCGACGAGGAACGCATTTGCCACTTCATCATCACGCTCACGACGCACACCCCCTACACGATGCTGCCGTCATCCGAACAGGAGCTGTTTGCCAAACCTCAATCGATGGCCCAGCACTATCTCAACAACATGCGGTGGCTGGATCATCGGCTCCGCGATTATGTCGGTTCGCTGAAGTTAGCGACCGTGGTGATCTACTCCGATCATGCTGCCGATCCGGCGATCGGTCCGGAATTCCGGGCGCATTGGGACGGGCTGAAGGAATTCGTCCCTTGCTTCATTTTCAACACGGACGAAGATCTCGGGGCATGCCAGCAAACCAGCGAATCCGTCGCCCGCGGCGGTTCGCTAACGATGCTCGATATCAGCGGTTATTTGCGCAGCCAGGTGGCGAAGGCCTGTCCGATCGTCAATGCGGCGCATGGTGGTTAA
- the asnB gene encoding asparagine synthase (glutamine-hydrolyzing), protein MCGIAGIWNCRPGFDAEPAVGAMLDAMQYRGPDGRGTLAFEGGAAGMVRLALVDLSPRGMQPIWSANRRVAVLFNGEIYNFRSERDRLLRSGVEFHTGTDTEVILQLYLEDNDNFVERLRGMFAIAVFDWRSSSAGALPMLTLVRGPLGIKPLYIAAMSDDPHAIAFASEVRGLLAGGIVPRRVDPDGLSDFLACGFVAQPRTIISGVRMLEAGWLERYSPGEEVRRRRFWHPPPYRPRAETLDEAASRLRGILEESIALHAFADAPVGAFLSGGVDSTGIVGLMRKHVSELRTYTLAYPDAPQRDESEYAIETAARFDCRNTVVEVRGSEMPDVLPAFASAMDQPSSDGLNTWLISRAAAGDVKAVLSGIGGDEWFSGYPVTRRMAYYAVHPFGRAKAFAGTVAAMLTDLLPEGKIRQRAYNLAMRRSSLSTWLHAHSVFRYDQARRMIGQPEDNSEQVHEFVDALTELRSDYGREGPIGLACLLDFHFYMGSQLLRDADAMSMSHSLELRTPYVDVEVVDFARSCQNDYKLRYDGGLDGHYSHSGAKRVLIHALRDVLPLDIAQRPKRGFALPMVHWMRNDLRPLLMDTCSHAAIARRGLVDPAAVAPMMHGAEAISANLYPRLWTLMLLELWCRATLDVPVRAPVASR, encoded by the coding sequence ATGTGCGGAATAGCCGGCATCTGGAACTGCCGCCCCGGCTTCGATGCCGAACCGGCCGTGGGCGCGATGCTCGATGCGATGCAATATCGCGGCCCCGACGGCCGAGGCACGCTTGCGTTCGAAGGGGGGGCCGCGGGAATGGTGCGCCTTGCCCTGGTCGATCTCTCTCCACGCGGCATGCAGCCGATTTGGTCGGCCAACCGCCGCGTTGCGGTGCTGTTCAATGGCGAGATTTACAACTTCCGCTCCGAACGCGATCGTCTTCTCCGCTCCGGAGTCGAGTTCCACACCGGAACCGACACGGAAGTGATCCTTCAACTCTACCTGGAGGACAACGACAACTTCGTCGAGCGCTTGCGCGGTATGTTCGCGATTGCGGTGTTCGATTGGCGCTCCTCGTCGGCCGGCGCGTTGCCGATGCTCACGCTAGTGCGAGGTCCCTTGGGGATCAAGCCGCTCTATATCGCCGCGATGAGCGATGATCCGCATGCCATCGCGTTCGCGTCCGAGGTGCGCGGCTTGTTGGCCGGAGGCATTGTACCGCGGCGTGTTGACCCGGACGGGCTGAGCGATTTTCTCGCCTGCGGATTCGTCGCACAGCCGCGGACGATTATCTCCGGCGTGCGAATGCTGGAAGCCGGCTGGTTGGAACGGTATTCGCCTGGAGAGGAGGTCCGTCGGCGGCGATTCTGGCATCCACCGCCTTACCGTCCCCGCGCGGAAACGCTCGACGAGGCGGCTAGCCGCCTGCGCGGCATTTTGGAAGAGAGCATCGCGTTGCACGCCTTTGCCGACGCGCCGGTCGGCGCCTTCCTGAGCGGCGGCGTCGATTCCACGGGAATCGTCGGCCTGATGCGCAAGCATGTTTCCGAGTTGCGGACCTACACGCTTGCCTATCCCGACGCTCCACAGCGCGACGAATCGGAGTACGCAATCGAAACGGCCGCCCGCTTCGATTGCCGCAACACGGTGGTCGAAGTGCGCGGCAGCGAAATGCCCGACGTTTTGCCGGCGTTCGCCAGCGCGATGGACCAGCCGAGCTCCGACGGTTTGAACACGTGGCTGATCTCGCGGGCAGCAGCCGGCGATGTGAAGGCCGTGCTTTCGGGCATCGGCGGCGACGAATGGTTTTCCGGCTATCCTGTCACACGTCGCATGGCCTACTACGCCGTGCACCCGTTCGGCCGCGCCAAAGCCTTCGCCGGCACGGTGGCGGCAATGCTCACCGATTTGCTTCCCGAAGGAAAGATTCGCCAGCGGGCGTACAACCTCGCCATGCGTCGGTCGTCGCTATCGACTTGGCTGCATGCCCATTCGGTGTTTCGCTACGATCAAGCACGCCGCATGATCGGCCAGCCGGAAGACAATTCCGAACAAGTTCACGAGTTCGTTGACGCATTGACCGAGTTGCGCTCCGATTACGGCCGGGAGGGGCCTATCGGCCTGGCCTGTTTGTTGGATTTCCATTTCTATATGGGAAGCCAGTTGCTCCGCGACGCCGACGCCATGAGCATGTCGCATTCGCTCGAGTTGCGGACGCCGTACGTTGACGTCGAGGTGGTCGATTTCGCCCGAAGTTGCCAAAACGACTACAAGCTCCGCTACGATGGCGGCTTGGACGGCCATTATTCGCATAGCGGAGCGAAGCGGGTGTTGATCCACGCGTTGCGCGATGTCTTGCCGCTGGATATAGCGCAGCGTCCGAAGCGAGGCTTTGCATTGCCGATGGTCCATTGGATGCGCAACGACCTTCGTCCGCTACTGATGGACACTTGCAGTCACGCCGCCATCGCTCGCCGTGGATTGGTGGATCCGGCAGCGGTCGCCCCGATGATGCACGGGGCCGAGGCGATCTCAGCCAACCTCTATCCTCGTTTGTGGACGCTGATGCTGCTCGAATTGTGGTGCCGGGCGACGCTCGATGTTCCGGTGCGGGCGCCGGTGGCAAGCCGATGA